One uncultured Campylobacter sp. genomic window, AAACGACGATGCGATAATCAGCTTTAGGCGCAGATAATTTTGCGGCTCAATGCACTTTTGCGCATTGCGCTTGCGGGTTTAAATTTGCGCAAATCAAAAAGCGTCCTTCGCCTGCAAGCATGTAAATTTCAAATTTTTACTCAAACCCAAGCGTCGCGTCAAATTTACACAAACGCAAAAGTCAAATTTAATCGGTTTATAAATTTAAAGCCTCGTGCAGAGGTCGTCTCAAATTTGCACACAAAGTACGGGCATAAAAAAACGGAGGTGCCTTAAATTTTACTCATTACGTCGTCAATAATCGCTTGCGCGCCGTTTCGATCAGCAAGCTCAAGCAGCCCTTTGCTCGCTCGCGCCACGTCGAAGCTCTCAATCAAGCCTAAGATCCGCTCGCCGCTTGCGTCCTGCTGGCGTAAAATTTCGCAAAGCCCGCGCTCTTTAAGAAATTTCGCGTTATAAAACTGATGATCCGCCGCCGCGAATGGAAACGGCACGAATATCGCAGGCAGGCCGTTCGCGCAGAGCTCCCACAGCGTGCTGGCGCCGCTACGTCCGACGCAAAGATCGGCGCTTGCGATGAGCTCGTGCATGTTTTTACAAAAGCCCACGAGCTGTACATCTAGGCCCTGCTGCGCGTAGATCTGCGAGATGCGCTCAAACTCGCGCTCGCCGCACTGATGGATCAAGCCGTAGCCGAGGCTCAAAAGCTTGGGCGCAAGCTCCACGGCAAGCGAGTTGATAAAGCTCGCCCCTTGCGAGCCGCCCAAAAAGATGACCCTCTTAAGCGCCGTGCGCGGCCGCGCCGTCTCAAAAAAAATATCCGCGATCGGATAGGCAAACGCGGGCTTTTCATAGGAGCTGTAAAACGCCCGCGCGAATGGCCTCAGCAGGCGGTTGAGCCGCCCGCAAACGGCGTTTTGCTCGTGGATAAAAAACGGCACGCGAGAAAGGATCGCCGCGATGGATGCGGGCGCCGAGCTGTATCCGCCCACGCTGATGAGCGCGCGGACGCCGTTTTGCTTTAAAATTTTACGCGCCGCAAGCGAGAGGCGCAGGATATTTAGCAGCGAGGCTAGCTTGGCAAAGCCCTTTTTATCGACTACGCCCGAGCTTTGCAGAAAATAGGTGCGCGCAAAAAGCTCGCTATTTTCAAACCACGCGCGATCCTGCCCGCGGTTTGAGCCGATGAATATCGCCCTGATGCCCTGCTTCGCAAGATGAGCGGCTAAATTTTTAGCGATTATCAGATGCCCGCCAGTGCCGCCGCCGCTGATTGCTATGACCATACTTTTCCTTTAAATTTATAAAATTTCGCGCTTAAATTTAAGCCTCGACGCGCTTCGGCGTAGAATTTTAAGCGCAATTCGCCTCTAAATTTACGCCTAAATTTAAATCGCACTCGCTCCAAAGCCCGCAAAAGCCTTAAAATTTCGCCCTTTTCGACGCCATCAAAACGAGCCCCACCGCAAACGACGCCGCGAGCAGGTGACTGCCGCCGTAGCTCAGAAACGGCACGGCGATGCCCTTTACCGGCGAGATCGACGTGATGCCGTAGGAGTTGATAATGAACGAAAAGAAAAACATAAAGCCGATACCGAGGCAGAAGAGGAAATTTACGTTACTCGGCGACTTACTCGCGGTCTGAAAGATGCGAAAGAGCATCGCATAAAATAGCGCCACGATGAGCAAAATCCCGATAAATCCCCACTCCTCGGCGATACCTGCGAGCACGAAGTCGGTATGCACCTCGCTCAGATAGCCTAGCTTAAAGCTTCCAAGCCCAAGCCCCTGCCCGAAAAACTCGCCGTTGTTTATCGCATTTAGCGAGTGTCCGACCTGATACGGCGCGCTAGCGTCCTCTATACGCAGCCCTGCGGCAGTTTCGGGCGACATAAACGACAGCACGAAATCCTGCACGCCGCCCCACCACGAGCGCACGCGATCGACCCTGTGCGCGCTCGTGACGATAAAAACGTAAGCGAGCCCCAAAATCCCCATAAAGCTAAAGCCGATGAGCTTGAAGCTCGTGCCCGCAAAAAGCGACATAAAAATCATCGTAAGCCCCAGTACCGCGACCTGC contains:
- a CDS encoding UDP-N-acetylglucosamine--N-acetylmuramyl-(pentapeptide) pyrophosphoryl-undecaprenol N-acetylglucosamine transferase, producing MVIAISGGGTGGHLIIAKNLAAHLAKQGIRAIFIGSNRGQDRAWFENSELFARTYFLQSSGVVDKKGFAKLASLLNILRLSLAARKILKQNGVRALISVGGYSSAPASIAAILSRVPFFIHEQNAVCGRLNRLLRPFARAFYSSYEKPAFAYPIADIFFETARPRTALKRVIFLGGSQGASFINSLAVELAPKLLSLGYGLIHQCGEREFERISQIYAQQGLDVQLVGFCKNMHELIASADLCVGRSGASTLWELCANGLPAIFVPFPFAAADHQFYNAKFLKERGLCEILRQQDASGERILGLIESFDVARASKGLLELADRNGAQAIIDDVMSKI
- a CDS encoding FtsW/RodA/SpoVE family cell cycle protein yields the protein MRTDKWLYYFTCALITIGMIFSLSLSSYTVLLLGATPLHFFYRQCAVGIACIAVMWIVSRADPDKCLTPVCMSLFAIMGILMLAMGFLPKSLVADVNGAARWIRLPFFNLAPVEFFKVGFIYFLAWSFSRKLDHSKKSIGREIATLLPYVALFGFVVILVAIVQNDLGQVAVLGLTMIFMSLFAGTSFKLIGFSFMGILGLAYVFIVTSAHRVDRVRSWWGGVQDFVLSFMSPETAAGLRIEDASAPYQVGHSLNAINNGEFFGQGLGLGSFKLGYLSEVHTDFVLAGIAEEWGFIGILLIVALFYAMLFRIFQTASKSPSNVNFLFCLGIGFMFFFSFIINSYGITSISPVKGIAVPFLSYGGSHLLAASFAVGLVLMASKRAKF